A window of the Fulvia fulva chromosome 3, complete sequence genome harbors these coding sequences:
- a CDS encoding Succinate-semialdehyde dehydrogenase [NADP(+)], translating into MAQNLPFKLNNPELFRDKATVGETLIEAKSGKRFDVVDPGNGKVWATAPDMGPDDVDNALQTAHNAFQEYRKVNPRQRAKWMLEWDRLIRENRDDLAQIVTYECGKPLFESQGELDYALGFTWWFAGEAERVQGTVQTPAAPGRRVFTVKQPIGVAVALVPWNFPIAMILRKAGAALAAGCTMIVKPSPETPFSVGALAHLAEKAGFPKGVFSVLPTSLGTTPALSEALIRHPLTKKVTFTGSTRVGKLVAKLCSDGLKKCTLELGGNCPFLVFDDADLEQAATQLLALKWRHAGQACITANRVFVQKGVYDKFAEMLATKTKEIVVGHGADKKTTMGPVTTDRSISKAEAQVEDATKQGGKVILGGKKLMGTPGYDGYFFEPTLITGATDKMQIAQEETFAPVMALFEFDTEEEAVKRANDTSMGLASYFFTKNVDRTWRLLENLEAGMIGMNTGNSSAAETPFGGIKESGYGKESGKDVAVAEYMMTKTGTLTLSDHY; encoded by the exons ATGGCACAGAATCTTCCTTTCAAG TTGAACAACCCAGAGCTGTTCCGTGACAAGGCAACAGTGGGCGAAACCCTCATTGAAGCCAAGTCCGGCAAGCGATTCGATGTCGTCG ATCCTGGCAATGGCAAGGTGTGGGCTACCGCACCCGATATGGGTCCAGACGACGTCGACAACGCCCTCCAAACCGCACACAACGCCTTCCAGGAGTACAGGAAAGTCAACCCTCGACAGCGTGCCAAGTGGATGCTGGAATGGGATCGACTGATCCGCGAAAACCGTGACGACCTGGCCCAGATTGTGACCTACGAGTGTGGCAAGCCATTGTTCGAGTCGCAAGGAGAGCTGGACTATGCTCTGGGTTTTACATGGTGGTTCGCAGGCGAGGCTGAGAGAGTGCAAGGAACAGTCCAGACACCGGCAGCGCCTGGCCGACGTGTGTTCACCGTCAAGCAGCCGATTGGTGTTGCTGTCGCTCTGGTGCCATGGAACTTCCCCATT GCTATGATCCTGCGAAAAGCTGGTGCTGCTCTTGCTGCCGGATGCACGATGATCGTCAAGCCATCGCCTGAAACTCCATTCTCCGTTGGTGCTCTGGCACACCTTGCTGAGAAGGCCGGCTTTCCAAAGGGTGTATTCAGCGTCCTGCCGACCAGTCTCGGTACCACTCCAGCACTTAGCGAGGCTCTTATCCGGCATCCATTGACCAAGAAGGTCACCTTCACTGGCAGCACACGCGTCGGCAAGCTGGTTGCAAAGCTCTGCTCGGATGGCCTCAAGAAGTGCACGCTCGAGCTGGGTGGAAACTGCCCCTTCCTCGTCTTCGATGATGCAGACCTCGAACAAGCCGCAACTC AACTCCTGGCTCTCAAATGGCGCCACGCCGGTCAAGCCTGTATCACCGCCAACCGCGTCTTCGTCCAAAAGGGCGTATACGACAAGTTTGCCGAGATGCTCGCAACGAAGACGAAAGAGATAGTAGTTGGCCACGGTGCAGACAAGAAGACCACAATGGGTCCAGTGACAACAGACCGCAGCATCAGCAAGGCCGAGGCACAAGTGGAGGATGCTACCAAGCAGGGTGGAAAGGTCATCCTCGGAGGCAAGAAGTTGATGGGCACACCAGGATACGATGGATACTTCTTCGAGCCAACGCTGATTACCGGCGCAACGGACAAGATGCAGATTGCGCAGGAAGAGACTTTCGCGCCCGTCATGGCTCTGTTCGAGTTTGACACCGAGGAGGAGGCTGTGAAGAGGGCCAATGATACCAGTATGGGTCTGGCCAGCTACTTCTTCACTAAGAATGTTGACAGGACATGGCGGTTGTTGGAGAACTTGGAGGCTGGCATGATCG GCATGAACACGGGCAACTCGTCAGCAGCAGAGACGCCATTCGGTGGCATCAAGGAGTCTGGGTATGGCAAGGAGTCTGGAAAGGATGTCGCCGTGGCGGAGTACATG ATGACCAAGACTGGTACTCTGACCTTATCCGACCACTACTAG